Proteins from a single region of Canis lupus baileyi chromosome 35, mCanLup2.hap1, whole genome shotgun sequence:
- the LOC140625025 gene encoding uncharacterized protein — protein sequence MKSYAGKSRHQLCNAFPPTEQPRTWVKYISTSRGVFSLTSTKGSCHVWPRKAGGWRGEEEVPGAEGSPGERKVRSAAANNEASRGRRRKASPCCSPRGTAPRPRPEPGVGGQLPSPKPPRHTLSWPPATHRTYWRPLARARRPAHSLRSQSQDAHLERSSGRAAGGPRAPLARLCRGRSSGRAAGGPRAPLARLCRGRSSGRAAGGPRAPLARLRQDGRCCAGPCRPHRAGALRAAGRRPHGRVSVRQKKNIKHLSLGGDPVPKLRHSPFLNVCLPEEMPVARPQDSIPYHTETFSIPTVSCCSEWQHTSPKSCAPSCASDPGPSRGPQPPRPAGTFHSTLKS from the exons GCAAATCTAGGCACCAGCTCTGCAATGCCTTTCCCCCCACAGAACAGCCCCGGACGTGGGTCAAGTACATCAGCACAAGCAGGGGCGTCTTTTCACTGACATCAACAAAGGGCTCCTGTCACGTGTGGCCCCGCAAGgctggggggtggcggggagaggaggaagtgccaggggcagaggggagtCCTGGGGAGAGAAAGGTGCGGTCGGCGGCGGCCAATAACGAGGCctccagggggaggaggaggaaggcgaGCCCCTGCTGCAGCCCCCGTGGAACCGCACCCCGGCCACGCCCTGAGCCCGGGGTCGGGGGGCAGCTCCCCAGCCCGAAGCCCCCCAGGCACACCTTGTCATGGCCTCCAGCCACACACAGAACATACTGGCGCCCTCTGGCCCGGGCCCGACGCCCCGCCCACAGCCTGAGAAGCCAAAGCCAAGATGCCCACTTGGAGCGGAGTTCCGGTAGAGCTGCCGGCGGGCCTCGGGCTCCTCTCGCGAGGCTCTGTCGGGGGCGGAGTTCCGGTAGAGCTGCCGGCGGGCCTCGGGCTCCTCTCGCGAGGCTCTGTCGGGGGCGGAGTTCCGGTAGAGCTGCCGGCGGGCCTCGGGCTCCTCTCGCGAGGCTGCGTCAGGACGGCCGGTGCTGCGCAGGCCCCTGCAGGCCGCACCGGGCCGGGGCCCTCAGAGCAGCAGGCAGGCGTCCTCACGGAAGGGTTTCTGTCAGGCAGAAGAAGAATATCAAACATTTGTCACTCGGCGGAGATCCCGTCCCTAAGCTGCGTCACTCACCATTTCTAAATGTTTGCTTACCTGAGG AAATGCCTGTAGCAAGACCCCAGGATTCAATTCCTTACCACACTGAGACCTTCTCTATTCCTACTGTATCCTGCTGCTCTGAATGGCAGCATACATCCCCAAAGTCATGTGCTCCTTCCTGTGCCTCGGACCCAGGACCCAGCCGTGGGCCGCAGCCGCCTCGGCCAGCAGGCACATTCCATTCCACCTTGAAATCCTGA